A region of Streptomyces sp. WMMC500 DNA encodes the following proteins:
- a CDS encoding FtsW/RodA/SpoVE family cell cycle protein — MTTATDPAEALRPPGRARRLATPPPPVPRPRRRGAELALLACAVAVIAYGYAAVGYATSGAPPAGLTTHLGGLAGLALLAHLVVRFRAPCADPVLLPVALLLNGLGLVLIHRLDQDTPGDRAAPTQLLWSTVGVALFAAVLVFLRDHRDLRPRAAKYAFTALCLMAAPILFPAVNGARIWIRIGGLSLQPSEFAKVLLAVFFASYLAANRHALTFTSGPRIRRLLLPPWRVLGPIVAVWGISLVLLILERDIGASLLFFSLFVAMLYVATGRAGWLAVGLLLAAAGAAAVGALEPHVHTRVEDWLSPFRAIEEGHGPGQLAQSLFAFAAGGVLGAGLGQGHSLLIGFAGKSDFILATAGEELGIAGLTALFLLYALLVARGYRTAIAIGEPFGALLAAGLAAIITLQVVVIAGGVLGLIPLTGMVTPFLAQGGSSVVTNWVIVALLVRLSDEARTPREEPRAAPDAAAARPGPRPGPAPGPEPAAALLVRLRDEARTPREEPRPEPAAALLARLSDEARTPREEPRPAPDPAAARPGPRPAPGPEPAGAPAVFPTADETHPAGGTP; from the coding sequence ATGACCACCGCCACCGACCCGGCCGAGGCACTCCGCCCGCCGGGCCGTGCCCGGCGGCTGGCCACGCCGCCGCCCCCCGTGCCCCGCCCCCGCCGCCGCGGCGCCGAACTCGCCCTCCTGGCCTGCGCCGTCGCCGTCATCGCCTACGGCTACGCCGCCGTCGGCTACGCCACCTCCGGCGCGCCGCCCGCCGGCCTGACCACCCACCTCGGCGGCCTCGCCGGGCTCGCCCTGCTGGCCCACCTCGTCGTCCGCTTCCGCGCCCCCTGCGCCGACCCCGTGCTGCTGCCCGTGGCGCTGCTGCTCAACGGCCTCGGCCTGGTCCTCATCCACCGCCTTGACCAGGACACCCCCGGCGACCGCGCCGCACCCACCCAACTCCTCTGGTCCACCGTCGGCGTGGCCCTCTTCGCCGCCGTCCTCGTCTTCCTGCGCGACCACCGCGACCTGCGCCCCCGCGCCGCGAAGTACGCGTTCACCGCCCTGTGCCTGATGGCCGCGCCGATCCTCTTCCCCGCCGTCAACGGCGCCCGGATCTGGATCCGGATCGGCGGTCTCTCCCTCCAGCCAAGCGAGTTCGCGAAGGTGCTGCTCGCCGTCTTCTTCGCCTCCTACCTGGCCGCCAACCGCCACGCGCTGACCTTCACCAGCGGCCCGCGCATCCGCCGTCTGCTGCTGCCGCCGTGGCGCGTGCTCGGGCCGATCGTCGCGGTCTGGGGCATCAGCCTGGTGCTGCTGATCCTGGAGCGGGACATCGGCGCCTCGCTGCTGTTCTTCAGCCTGTTCGTGGCCATGCTCTACGTGGCCACGGGGCGGGCCGGCTGGCTGGCCGTCGGGCTGCTGCTGGCCGCGGCGGGGGCGGCGGCGGTCGGGGCGCTGGAGCCGCACGTGCACACGCGGGTGGAGGACTGGCTGTCGCCGTTCCGCGCCATCGAGGAGGGGCACGGGCCGGGGCAGTTGGCGCAGTCGCTGTTCGCGTTCGCGGCCGGCGGGGTGCTGGGCGCGGGGCTCGGGCAGGGGCACTCGCTGCTCATCGGCTTCGCCGGCAAGTCGGACTTCATCCTGGCCACCGCGGGCGAGGAGCTGGGGATCGCGGGCCTGACCGCGCTGTTCCTGCTCTACGCCCTCCTCGTGGCCCGCGGCTACCGCACCGCGATCGCCATCGGCGAGCCGTTCGGCGCGCTGCTCGCCGCGGGCCTGGCGGCGATCATCACGCTGCAGGTGGTGGTGATCGCGGGCGGGGTGCTGGGGCTGATCCCGCTGACCGGGATGGTGACGCCGTTCCTGGCGCAGGGCGGTTCCTCCGTGGTGACGAACTGGGTGATCGTCGCGCTGCTCGTACGGCTCAGCGACGAGGCCCGTACGCCGCGGGAGGAGCCCCGCGCCGCCCCGGATGCCGCGGCGGCGAGGCCCGGGCCCCGCCCCGGGCCCGCGCCCGGCCCCGAACCCGCCGCCGCGCTGCTCGTGCGGCTCAGGGACGAGGCCCGTACGCCACGCGAGGAGCCCCGCCCCGAACCCGCCGCCGCGCTGCTCGCGCGGCTCAGCGACGAGGCCCGTACGCCACGCGAGGAGCCCCGCCCGGCCCCGGATCCCGCGGCGGCGCGGCCCGGACCCCGCCCCGCACCCGGCCCCGAACCCGCCGGCGCACCCGCCGTCTTCCCCACCGCCGACGAGACGCACCCCGCGGGCGGCACCCCGTGA